Genomic segment of Pochonia chlamydosporia 170 chromosome 1, whole genome shotgun sequence:
CTCCCAGCATCGCAGTACATCTACCAATCCATCACGTTCACCGAGCAAATCACCTTTGTGCTCGTCATAACCACGCGGCTGTTGCTCCTCGAAACAAAAGACTGGGACGTCCACTTTGCCCGCATGACGATGAATTTCCTCTCCGTGGTGGACCGCCTCGTGCAGCGCCTCGATGCCTCCGAGGCAGACCGGATCCGCGCAGTGGGCAGGTTCGTCACGGAGATGGGCGTGGAGGCGACGGCTGCTGAAGTCGCGACGGAGGGAAGAGTGGCCGACATTGCGAAGAAGATGCGTTGGATAAGGATATGGTTCGAGAGGAGGGCCAACAAGGATGGCATCAGTGCGAGCCAGGTGCCGCAGGAGTGGCCggtggaggagctggagaataGGGGTGCCAGGGCGTTTGGGATGGGGACGAATGGGCCTGTTTGGTTTACGGGGTTGTTGTCGAATTCGGCGTGGAACTTTGACGATGTGGAGTTGTGattgtggtgatgggttGGGGGAGTTGCATGTTTGGCGTGACTTGATATCTTGACTGTATAGTATAGCGACTGGGCATAGGAGGCGTATTACCGAATCTATTTGTATGCAGCTAAGGCTACTCATTATCAAACAATTTGTCGTATCATCGAAAAGATTCTCTTCATATGTCATGCTACAGCCAACCCTCTCATACACGTCCACACTATATCTTGGCCCGCCGTATCTTGGGCTTGATAGCAATCTTGGGATGCTCCCCCTCCAACTGCAGCCCCGTCACCCTCTCCAactcctcgacagcctcatACGCCCTCCCCAGCGAAACCTTGATCGTCCCAAAGCCCTCATTCTTAGCCGCCTTCAGATTCTCACCAATGTCATCCAAGAACAACACATCACCAGCCTGCACACCCTTATCCCAACCCAACTTCCGCCCCCGTTCCGTACGTCCATTCTCCCGCGCAAAAGCATCCAACCTCTCCACCGCGAGCTTATACATCCTAGGATCCGGCTTCCGCAACCCCACATGCGCAGACGAGACGAACACATCGAACAAACTTCGCAGCGGGTCGTCCAGCATATCCGGCCTGTGCAGTTTATGACCAGGCGGGAAAATAACGGTATTGCTCAGCGCACCGAGGATATACCTCCCGCTCTgtttgagcttcttgaggGCGGGGAACATCCACGGGTCCGGGGCGTTGGACTTGGTCATCATCTCGTTGAAGAGCCACTCGCCGTCGATTTTGGGCACCGGGGGTACTTGCCTGGGCAGGGAGGGCGACTTCGCGGCCTCGCGTGTGTAGAAGGCCTTCCAGTGCTCTGGCCGGTGGAGGTCGCTGTTGAATccggcgaagaaggctgcgTCCATGGGGATGTCGCCGCGCTCGAGTCTGTGCCAGAAGCCGTTGGGGGCGGACTTGGAGAGTGAGTAGTTTACCCAGCCGGGGGGGATGTTGAGGCTGATTTCGTAGTCTAggatggcttggaagggTGATACGACCTGTTTTTgtgagttgaagttgagggtTTGAGTGAGATGGGAGTTGGAAGTGACTTACACATACTCCTCCTATGTCGAAGAGGAGTACTTTGGGTTGATTGGGGGATGCCATCTCGTCAATGGCTTCTAATATCTGGTCTATGGGTGGATCTTCTACGCCTAAAAGAGACATTGAGTTTATGACAACAATCACGAGAAATGAGAGTCCTTTTTGTTTTGAGAATCGTTGATGCATAGGGTAAGATCTGGGGTCAAGTTGACAATCGATAGTCATTAGCCGTGGCACCTCGGCTCACGGGCGGGTCCCGAACCGGCAGGAAGCCACCTCCAACGCTGTGGCTGAATTGTGCATTTGCACACTGTGAGCGAGACGTCAACGCACGAGCCACATCCACGACCCCAGATAGGCTCTGAACCCAGAAATCGTGGTTGCGCGTCACGTGAGTCGTAACCAACCCGACTCAGTCGATCTGCCCTTGCTGCTGTCCAGTGGGGCCATTTGAGTCGAAGCACCACAGCAGGGGTTTTACGCTTAGGGCTTGAAAAATATCCCCCACCAAAATTTGGTCTTGCTCTTTCTCTTGTTtccgcatcaccaaacaCCCAACTCCAGACAGCAAATTCACCCGCCGTCGTTGGTCATCATCCGTCAAAATGGTAAGTTGAACTGGCCTCTCAGCAGGTTGTTGTACGCTCGAAAGAGCAATGCAACAGCCTGGAAAATGCAATTGGCAGAAATGCCGACTGTTTTGCTCGTGAAATTAAAGAGTCACCGCAAGTTGCTTCggaaggaggaagacgagcAAGTCTGAAGCGCAAATTGCTGACTCGGGGAATATTTGGACAGACTTTCCACAAGTTGGTCAAGAACAGCGCTTACTACAggtatgtttttttttggtcctcGCTTCGCTCGAGGGTGCTACTTTTTGGAGAGGAGATTTTGCTGACAGGATATAACAGCCGCTACCAAACCAAGTACAAGCGCAGACGCTCCGGCAAGACCGACTACTACGCCCGTAAGCGCCTCGTCACCCAGGCCAAGAACAAGTACAATGCGCCCAAGTACCGCCTGGTCGTGCGcttcaccaacaaggacatcatcatgCAGATTGTGACCGCCGAGATCACCGGCGACAAGGTCTTCGTCGCGGCCTACGCCCACGAGCTCAAGGCCTACGGCATCAAGCACGGCCTGACCAACTGGGCCGCCGCCTACGCCACCGGCCTGCTGATTGCTCGCCGTGCGCTGTCCAAGCTCGGCCTCGACAAGGACTTTGTCGGTGTCGAGGAGGCCGACGGCGAGTTCACCCTCACCGAGGCTGCTGAGACTGAGGACGGCGAGCGCCGCCCCTTCAAGGTCTTCCTTGACGTTGGTCTGGCCCGCACCTCCACTGGTGCTCGTGTCTTTGGCGCAATGAAGGGTGCCTCTGACGGCGGTGTGCTCGTCCCCCACTCTGAGAAGCGCTTCCCCGGCTACGACATGGAGTCCAAGGAGCTCGACACCGAGACCCTCCAGAAGTACATCTTTGGCGGCCACGTCGCCGAGTACATGGAGACTctggccgacgacgacgaggagcGCTACCAGAGCCAGTTCCAGAAGTACATTGACGACGATGTCGAGGCCGATGGTCTCGAGGAGCTGTACACCGAGGCCCACGCCGCTATCCGCGAGGACCCCTGGAAGAAGGCTGAGAGCGAGGGCcccaagaagaccaaggagGAGTGGAAGGCCATCTCCAAGAAGTACAGACAGACCAAGTCTACCAAGGCCGAGAAGGAGAAGCGCGTCCAGGAAAAGATCAAGGCTCTTCTTGCCGAGGAGTAAAGGGTGCTTGCTGGGCACGACGGCATGCAGGTATGTGGGGGAAATGGGATTTCCATATAAAAATGCATAAGGCACTTTGTTCAATGGTAGCAAAATATGGGCTTGGTTTCGGAGTTTGGGAACGGTTCAAGTTCGATTTCGATTTCTAATGAAATGAATACCAAATCTTCCGCGCCacatgacttgactggatgACTATGAATGCCATTGACTTGTAGATGTGCGTGAGCTTGGCTGTGTCGACTCCCGGCTGAATACCACAATCTTCTGCCATCGCACAAGGATGTCAGGGGTATTAGTGTCGAGGTATGCTAAATTACTCCTACGCTTGCTGATGAAAATAGCAGTTCGACTCCGAAGTGGCAATTGTCCGTCTTGTACACCTTCACGATATTCCTTTTCAGTCACTAGGGCTACTCGGAGCTAGAAATACGGAGTCTTATGAATCAAGTAAGGTCAAGAGGTCTGTCGTACAGAGGTACTGAATAGCACATACTCACGGGTATCAATCCCCAACTCAGGAATAAAACACCTTTGTCAAAAACCCTTCCCTAGTATCAACGCCCTCTCTCACCGATCCCTTCCAGTTCTTCCTCACCCTCGCCCTAACCCACTCCGACGCCGAGATGTCCAAGTCTCTTTCGGATCCCTTCTTGCCATATCCCGCCGTCCTCAGAAACTCGTTATCTAGCGTCTTCAGTGGCAAATCATCACTCGGGCGCACAAAATACAACAGCCCCAGGCGATCCATGCACGCCTGGTCACCTGGCGGAGCGACCACTTTGTGAATCCCGCTCTTGATGTAGCCGTTTGACAAAAACTCCAGAATATCGCCAATATTTACAGCAACCTTATCCTCTGGAATCCGCAAGTACTCCCAGTCCGAATCCTGCGTAAGTTTCACCTGCAACGCAGCAACCGCTTGCCGGAAGACGTACGTCAATGTCCCGTTGTCCGAGTGTCCGCGCAAGTACAAATCTTTatactttttgttttctgccTCTGTCCTCGCGCGGTACATCATGTACCGGAGGGAGCTGTCGCAGTTTGCCTCGTACAGGTGGCCCTTGACGAATGTGTCTTCCGGCAGCTCTAGTATCAAGGCAATGAGGCGGAGGAGTTTGTAGGTAACGTCTTCGTGCATGTGTCGCTGAAGCTGTTCGATTTGCGAGGCGTAGTCGCGTATGACTTGAGGTTGCGTTCGCTGTGTCTGGGGGATGAACTTGAAGACGTTGTAGAATTCTAGGTTATCGTGAAGGCCGGGGAGGATCTCGACGGAGCCGAGGGGGCGGTAACCGTTGTAGTTGCCATCTTCGAGAGGTGCGCGAAATCGGATCTTttcggaggaggagagggcgaagaaggctTTTGCAATGGCGAATTGTTGGTCGATCTGAAATTGGGTGAGGCCGATATTGGTAATGTAGAAGAAGCCTGGCATGTGTCGTATCAGTCAGTATATATCGCCCAAGGCCTGACATTTTTGCCATGCTAGAACACCAACCGGTAGTGTGTATCGCTTCTCCAAGTTGCTCAACTAGCCTTTGCTTTCCTCCCGGCTTGTCATATTCGGAAAGATCAAGCGTAATGAGATCAGCGTACGCCACTGAATTTGGTTACTATTCACTCTCCTTTAGCATCGGACGCCAGAAGTGATGCTCACGATTCTCCCCCGTTTCCGGTGGATGGATGTACTTTGCTAACGGAGTCTTTGACAAGTTATGAGGCATAATGATGTCTATAAAAGTGTCTTTCCTTGTTACATGAGAGGGCATTCGGTTTCACGTCATACTGGAGAGGGACGTTTCGTttatgtacctaggtatgttGGAAATGATTGAGCGCTCCTGCCGCCTACGACTTACAAGACCTTGTATTTGGACTCCATGTTATAAATAACGACAGTCCCACCGGCATGCAGTGGTGATGATCCATTCGTACCCGTCTCAAGACCGTTGGTTGTCATCCATTGGAGAAGGCCGATTGGAGAGCAGACACTTTGCCCATAACCGTATCTATAATTGTGTCGATATCGGCCATCGTCCGGACGAACTCATAAACGACGGTGTAGCAACCTCATGGTGAACATCTGTTGGTGAAACCATATGGGGCATCGGCAGAGTATTTTCCAAATGGGCGTCTATCAGAAATAATGGTTGGCTACTGAATATCTGTGCGCTTTGCAGCAGATAcgtggctgctgctgtgccgTTACGATCGATTCGTGCATGACGGGAAGCATTGTTGGTTCATCTAAATCCAACATGCAGTAATGGTGGAGgtaggtacggagtagttgcTTCGGTTAGCACACAAAATTACAGCTCCATGCAACTTGCTGCATGTGGAACTAGGGACTGGAGCTTAATCTCACAACAGCCGTGTTCCAGTGCTCGAGCAGGTTGGTAGCCAAGCACCAACCTAGTCGCAGCTGCTCGAGATGTCAGGTTGGAAGCTGCCAAGCGCTATTCACAAACTGCCTACTCTGGAAAGATGATCTCGTGATATCGGTCACAGGAACACCGCGAGTGTTGCATTCCAAATGTATGGTTGGTTGGTCTGTGCGTAGGCACAGGCGTCAATATCAAATGAATTTTTCTGACTTTGGCGGTTCAGTTCCTGATACTCAACGCGCTGCTTCGAACGGTGGCGATGTAGCATTGAAATGGACTCAGCTTCAAATTGACAACCAAGATTCATCAAAACAGGCATTTGCAAACTCATCACACCTTGACCCTTcaggacatggtcatggtgcGCCACAGGCATGGCACAGGACAAGCCATTTCCAATGCTTTGGAGTACTAGTGCCAGGGCCACGGGAGTCTCGGAGCTTGTGTTGGTTGTCTGTGGCGATTGTATGAAGCAGCCCACCGGAGATAAGGTTGGGATTGTGGGAAATCGTCGCCACGGGCGAGCATTTTGCCAATCCAGTGTCTTGCAGAGCTTTTAGGCCCTCATTCGTTCATTTTTCAGTGTCCAAGGCACAAGCAGGGCATTCGTTGAAGGCCAGGTAGTGGCGTTGAAACACAAAGACCCGTGCCAGTCGCCGCGGCATTTCCAGCTGGCACTGCCCGCGATAGTGAACAATTTTGTTATTGTGCCCAGTATCCCTTCGAAGAAGCCTACGAGTGTAGCTACGGAAGACTCGGACGCCACAGAGAGATTTAGCTTGTTTTTAGCCGGCGGGAACAGGATAAGTTTGAGGGAAGATCTTCCTCATACTCGGTAGCTCTGTGGCGTCCCTTCGCCTACCCACGGGTTACTGCTCCAGACTGCATCGGACTGCAATCAAGGCGGCGGTGAAGTGACGTTGGTATCAGCTCAGTCCTGTCACTAGGGTCCGCCCACTTATTAACCGCGTGAAGATGTTTGTAGAGGGGGTCGGAGAGGGCTGATTGGCGATCTCTCGTCTTGTCTCATGTGCTCTGGCCGATGGTCTGGAGGTGGCTCAGACAAAGCAGGTCCATTTCGGGAGTGATGTAATATCGGATGGAAGACTTGAGTCCTCCGTAGAGTCGAAGAGATAAGAAAAGGGTCTAAGCTTCACAGTAAAGCGAGTAGTGGAGTTGATTGACCATTTGATGAATTATAAGCAATATTTGCACATTTTTTCGAGTGCACTGTAAAAGAACCCAGGGCTTACTCAGTCAATGGAGCCCTTTTTTTCGTTTTGTGTCTGTTGTCTGTGtgtgtcaactggttggatCCAGGGCTGGCTGACTGGATCACATCCAAGAACAGGGAAGGAGCACGAATCTCACATGAAGGAAGGACCCGGCAATAAAATCATTGTCAATTGATTGATGTTGTCTACTCTCTCAGTACTCCAAACAACACGTATAGAATTTTAAGCAGACCTTTGATCTAGAGACGACACAACACGCACAACTTCAGCCCCAGCTAAGCTCAAATCCATTGGCATCGAGAGCACGCGACTCTTGGCATGGCACTGCAGCAGAGTGACATGTGCAAGGAGTAAGGAATCGGAGTCTGGCTGATTGCACAGTCCAGGGTGCACCATTTGCACTCACTCCACCTTCACTGAAGGAAGCTCTGATCCAGTCAAGTTCCAACCCAGAACCGAGCAGTCCTGTCGCGAATGCCAACCAGGACGACGAGTGGAGATGCTGATGAGAGATCGGGTCTGGTGGTAATGACTCTGATGAGTGCTGAAAACTGGTGGAGCATTAATGTTGCTGGAGGCTGCTCCATGTCCCCGGTCGATGACGGAAGGGCCTCGAATCTCACCAATCTCACTTCAATCTCACACGCTGGTCCTCgcgccagccagcaaaccCCATCCAGGGTCTGGTCACATCCCCTTGgttgggctggactggactggaaaCAAAGTATTGATTTATTACCCCGCCACCAGGCCTTTGTGGTgctccatactccgtacatggaTTGTCCAGCACGGTAGTGGTCTTCCTACTAATTTCTGCGGATAAGCTCGGTAGTCCGCTCACGTCAACCTGGACTTGGCCTGTGTGCATCtgtcagaccagactagactCGACCGGATTCCATGACAGGGCTTTGTGCCACTGTCCAATGCGTCCAGCGTCCATCCCCCAAGGAGCCAGTCAAGAAGGAGAGTGTTAGGGTGGCTACTTTCACCCAAAGccaaccttgacttgacattgaagctggacCCGTCTGTTGTTCACTGTTGTCACCTAAATCATCGAGATCAGAGGCGAGACGGTCCCCCGGATCCACGGTCACCCAAAAACTTGCCTCCCCACCCCCGGTCTTCTGAAGCTGAGAAATCGACTTCAGCCAAAGTTGGCGCTCACCCGCTTCCGAATATTACCTTTCCGCTATTCCGCTCATACATCATCAAAATTTCCAATCACGAAACACTTGCGACGACCAGGCGGGTAATAGCAATCATCTTCGTCGCTTGCAGTTGTATCCTCTCCATCTCATCTTGCTCGCAGCTCTTTGCACATGGTGTGGCCTACTGAGTAGTCGAGCGAGACGAGCTTCGCTTCCCGCCGGCACCATGGAGCAAGTTCACGGAGTCGACGTCAGCTGGATGACCAAGGCGTCGCCCAAAGGTATTGTCTCATCATACCCTGCGTGTGGTCAAGGATTCGTTGTCCTTCGTCTTTATCCTCCTTTCCCAAGAATCCTGAACATGAATTATTCTCCTCCATGTTTCTCGGTAGTTCGCTGACACGACCGCAGACAAAGCTAGCAAACCATCCACCTCACCTCCCAAGGTAGCGCCTGCTCCGTCACAACCACGAAACATTCCTTCGCCGTCACAAGATCCTCGTAATCCTCAAGGGACGCCAAATACGAAGAGTACACCTCCGCAGCAAGATGGCGGCCAACCTTCTCCCAGCCCGTCGAATCTAACGAGTGCGTCGAGACGACTATCACGATCCGGCTCAATAGAGAACAAACCCGGGCCCAATGGAACCCCTCCGCAGAGGCGCAACTCATGGTTTTCCAATATTTCTGCAAAGTTCTCGAGTTCCACCAGTTCGCCGCCCAGTAACTCGCCAGCCCATCACCATTCTCTGCACCACCTTCACCACAAAGAGTCACAATCACAGCGCACCGAAGACCAATCATCCCAGACTACGGCGGCGGCACCTCAGTCGCCGGGTTCGCCGCCACCCGAGGACACTGTTGAGCCCATGCCACCAAGGCTTCACCCTACGAGAAATGCTGTTCTACAGCATGCGGCGGCGAAACCGGAGGGCAACGGTCCATACACACCTGCACCACCCAAAACCGGTCAAGCTGGCATTCTGGGTGTCTTCCGACGCTTGTCCTCCTCAGGCACTAACGCCATGGTGAACGGAAAGCTGGGGAATGGTCTTGTGGAACGCAAAATATTGAATGTCGACCAGAATCGGGAGAGGTGCAGCATTTCCGAATTAAGAGAAGCCAAGCTACGACGGGTTTCATTTTGTGTCGATGTGGAGATAGCTCCCATGCCCAAGTATGCTGatggagaagctcaagaagcaaaacCTCTGGATAAgacgcaaaagaaaaagttTACCGAAAAGGGCGAAGGCGACGCGCTTAAGAATCCTCATGCcgtcgaagccaagaaagaggccgaggaggctgCGAAGACTGCAAATGGGACTGCCACAAATGGCATCCAAGCGGAACCAGTTGAGAATAAGGCTGATGTAAACGGTGGTACTACCGACGAGACTTCTTCTGTTGGCCCTGACAAGGAAAAGGACAcgaccaaaaagaaggaaaagaagaagaggagcgAGGAAGAGCGGAAAGCTAGGAAAGAGAAGCGTCGAAGACTCGCCGAGGACAATGGTTCTGTGCCGATTGAAATCCACTATGACAGTAGCGACTCGTCTTCAGAAGCTCGCAGCGGTACCGTTACTCCGAAGTCATCCTCCCTTCCGACCACGAATCCTGCAAGGATATATCGTCGATGCTGTCAGT
This window contains:
- a CDS encoding epoxide hydrolase (similar to Metarhizium acridum CQMa 102 XP_007813242.1); the encoded protein is MSLLGVEDPPIDQILEAIDEMASPNQPKVLLFDIGGVCVVSPFQAILDYEISLNIPPGWVNYSLSKSAPNGFWHRLERGDIPMDAAFFAGFNSDLHRPEHWKAFYTREAAKSPSLPRQVPPVPKIDGEWLFNEMMTKSNAPDPWMFPALKKLKQSGRYILGALSNTVIFPPGHKLHRPDMLDDPLRSLFDVFVSSAHVGLRKPDPRMYKLAVERLDAFARENGRTERGRKLGWDKGVQAGDVLFLDDIGENLKAAKNEGFGTIKVSLGRAYEAVEELERVTGLQLEGEHPKIAIKPKIRRAKI
- a CDS encoding 2OG-Fe(II) oxygenase family oxidoreductase (similar to Metarhizium robertsii ARSEF 23 XP_007816227.2) encodes the protein MPHNLSKTPLAKYIHPPETGENLAYADLITLDLSEYDKPGGKQRLVEQLGEAIHTTGFFYITNIGLTQFQIDQQFAIAKAFFALSSSEKIRFRAPLEDGNYNGYRPLGSVEILPGLHDNLEFYNVFKFIPQTQRTQPQVIRDYASQIEQLQRHMHEDVTYKLLRLIALILELPEDTFVKGHLYEANCDSSLRYMMYRARTEAENKKYKDLYLRGHSDNGTLTYVFRQAVAALQVKLTQDSDWEYLRIPEDKVAVNIGDILEFLSNGYIKSGIHKVVAPPGDQACMDRLGLLYFVRPSDDLPLKTLDNEFLRTAGYGKKGSERDLDISASEWVRARVRKNWKGSVREGVDTREGFLTKVFYS
- a CDS encoding 60S ribosomal protein L5 (similar to Verticillium alfalfae VaMs.102 XP_003006324.1), whose product is MTFHKLVKNSAYYSRYQTKYKRRRSGKTDYYARKRLVTQAKNKYNAPKYRLVVRFTNKDIIMQIVTAEITGDKVFVAAYAHELKAYGIKHGLTNWAAAYATGLLIARRALSKLGLDKDFVGVEEADGEFTLTEAAETEDGERRPFKVFLDVGLARTSTGARVFGAMKGASDGGVLVPHSEKRFPGYDMESKELDTETLQKYIFGGHVAEYMETLADDDEERYQSQFQKYIDDDVEADGLEELYTEAHAAIREDPWKKAESEGPKKTKEEWKAISKKYRQTKSTKAEKEKRVQEKIKALLAEE